A genome region from Natranaeroarchaeum sulfidigenes includes the following:
- a CDS encoding 50S ribosomal protein L16, translated as MSEKPASMYRQIDKPSYTRREYMGGIPGSKIAQHQMGDLQADPDDYPVQISLVTEEAVQLRHGALESARLSANRHLIKEFGEGNYKMTLRKFPHQVLRENKQATGAGADRVSDGMRQSFGKIVGTAARIPEGDRIFTAWCDVDQAAEVKEAFRRSYNKLSPPCRIVVERGEEQLVA; from the coding sequence ATGTCCGAGAAACCCGCCTCTATGTATCGGCAGATAGACAAGCCCTCCTACACGCGCCGCGAGTATATGGGGGGCATTCCCGGCTCGAAGATCGCTCAGCATCAGATGGGCGACCTGCAGGCCGATCCCGATGACTACCCCGTCCAGATCAGTCTGGTCACCGAGGAAGCCGTCCAGCTCCGCCACGGCGCGCTCGAAAGCGCCCGTCTGTCCGCGAATCGCCACCTCATCAAGGAGTTCGGCGAGGGCAACTACAAGATGACCCTGCGGAAGTTCCCCCACCAGGTCCTGCGTGAGAACAAACAGGCAACCGGCGCAGGAGCCGACCGTGTCTCCGACGGGATGCGCCAGTCCTTCGGCAAGATCGTTGGCACCGCCGCCCGGATTCCCGAGGGCGACCGCATCTTCACCGCCTGGTGTGACGTCGATCAGGCCGCCGAGGTCAAAGAAGCCTTCCGACGGTCCTACAACAAGCTCTCGCCGCCGTGCCGGATCGTCGTCGAGCGTGGCGAAGAGCAACTCGTCGCCTGA
- a CDS encoding ATP-grasp domain-containing protein: MIDLVAVNRAETFERIRDPLADRDIRLHHVPVTERTLALTGDAGRRGEFDVGFVYPGRLMEGGVADALFDIPWINGREAVVTSRNKGGVIARLDAAGVPVPKTAMVSNPVDQAELVDVFERFEPPVVVKPNSATRGVGVAKVHDLDSFLGVVDYLDLVHDYRATGDKSFLVQEYIADATDYRAMIVDGEYVGAVERRLPDDALRSDQWKHNVHRGANASGVDLPDRLRELAERVAAELDISLLGVDLLVSEDRAVVSETNARPTVDAATKYENGFYDRLSASIERTAKR, encoded by the coding sequence ATGATCGACCTCGTCGCGGTCAACCGTGCGGAGACGTTCGAGCGGATCCGCGACCCACTGGCAGACCGAGACATCCGGCTTCATCACGTTCCAGTTACTGAGCGGACACTCGCACTCACGGGCGATGCGGGACGACGTGGGGAGTTCGATGTCGGCTTCGTCTATCCGGGACGACTCATGGAAGGTGGGGTGGCCGACGCACTGTTCGATATCCCCTGGATCAACGGCCGCGAGGCGGTCGTCACTTCACGAAACAAGGGTGGCGTGATCGCTCGACTCGACGCCGCCGGAGTTCCAGTTCCCAAGACGGCCATGGTATCGAACCCTGTCGATCAGGCCGAGCTGGTCGACGTTTTTGAACGATTCGAGCCGCCGGTTGTCGTCAAACCCAACTCGGCGACACGCGGTGTCGGCGTAGCGAAAGTCCACGATCTCGATTCGTTTCTGGGCGTTGTCGACTACCTCGATCTTGTACACGATTACCGCGCGACCGGTGACAAGTCGTTTCTCGTGCAGGAGTACATCGCGGACGCGACCGACTATCGGGCGATGATCGTTGACGGCGAGTACGTCGGTGCCGTCGAACGGCGGTTGCCGGATGACGCGCTTCGCTCCGACCAGTGGAAACACAACGTCCACCGTGGTGCGAACGCGAGCGGTGTCGATCTGCCGGATCGCCTGCGTGAGTTGGCCGAACGGGTAGCAGCGGAGCTAGATATCTCGCTGCTTGGGGTAGATCTCCTCGTAAGCGAGGATCGGGCTGTCGTCAGCGAGACGAATGCGCGGCCGACGGTCGATGCGGCGACGAAGTACGAGAACGGCTTCTATGACCGGTTATCAGCGTCGATCGAGCGGACCGCAAAGCGGTGA
- a CDS encoding Hsp20/alpha crystallin family protein, protein MRRDDRDDPFDDLFREIERMMNDMMSGDVDFESSTGLESGPGFGADTHVDIHETDDEIRVIADIPGVDKEAIDLKCDGEVLTISAANERRQYDDKVSLPGTVDEHSADATYNNGVLEVVFDRADDSADIDLD, encoded by the coding sequence ATGAGACGCGACGACCGCGACGATCCCTTCGATGATCTGTTTCGCGAGATAGAGCGGATGATGAACGATATGATGAGCGGCGATGTAGACTTCGAGTCCAGCACTGGCCTCGAGTCCGGGCCGGGGTTCGGCGCCGATACCCACGTCGACATCCACGAAACCGACGACGAAATCCGTGTAATCGCCGACATCCCGGGCGTCGACAAGGAAGCGATCGACCTCAAGTGTGATGGCGAGGTACTGACGATCTCCGCGGCGAACGAGCGGCGTCAGTACGACGACAAGGTCTCTCTGCCGGGTACTGTCGACGAACACTCCGCCGACGCGACCTACAACAACGGCGTTCTCGAAGTCGTCTTCGACCGCGCCGACGACTCCGCGGACATAGACCTCGACTGA
- a CDS encoding type II glyceraldehyde-3-phosphate dehydrogenase, producing the protein MLSVGVNGYGTIGKRVADAVRVQPDMTVRGVAKTSPGHVADHATSIGYPLYAVSEDEIASFEAAGLDVAGTIRELVAKSDVIVDATPGGIGEQNHTLYEQLETPAVFQGAETPAVAETSFNARANYDEARDASYVRVVSCNTTGLSRLLAPLKEAYGIDAVRATLIRRGGDPDQPSRGPINDILPDPVTVPSHHGPDVRTIFPSLSIDTMGVTVPATLMHLHGVNVTLESTPDIEAVRDLLAKEPRIFVVPESARIEGCGALREFARDAGRPRGDIWENCIWDESISVSGSEFYCFQAIHQEADVVPENVDALRAMFNLKDAAESIATTDERLGVSFRQHSRASEQVFTERACDD; encoded by the coding sequence ATGCTCTCCGTGGGTGTTAACGGCTATGGGACGATCGGGAAACGCGTCGCCGATGCGGTCCGTGTCCAGCCCGATATGACTGTACGAGGCGTTGCCAAAACGTCTCCGGGCCACGTTGCCGATCACGCAACCTCGATCGGGTACCCGCTATACGCGGTCTCCGAGGACGAGATAGCTTCGTTCGAGGCCGCAGGTCTCGACGTTGCGGGAACCATCCGGGAGCTCGTCGCCAAGAGCGACGTGATCGTTGATGCCACTCCCGGGGGTATCGGCGAGCAGAACCACACACTGTACGAGCAACTAGAAACCCCGGCAGTGTTTCAGGGTGCCGAGACACCAGCAGTCGCAGAGACCAGTTTCAACGCCCGTGCAAATTACGACGAGGCCAGAGATGCGTCGTACGTGCGTGTCGTCTCCTGTAACACGACGGGGTTATCGCGATTGCTCGCACCACTGAAAGAGGCATATGGCATCGACGCGGTTCGCGCAACGCTGATCCGTCGCGGCGGTGACCCAGACCAGCCCTCTCGGGGTCCGATCAATGATATCCTTCCAGATCCAGTTACCGTTCCCTCACATCACGGACCGGACGTCCGAACGATCTTCCCTTCGCTCTCGATCGATACTATGGGCGTGACCGTCCCTGCCACACTGATGCACCTTCACGGCGTTAACGTCACGCTCGAATCGACGCCCGACATCGAGGCCGTTCGCGACCTGCTAGCAAAGGAACCCCGGATATTCGTCGTTCCCGAGTCCGCCCGAATCGAGGGCTGTGGCGCACTCCGCGAGTTCGCACGGGATGCTGGACGCCCTCGTGGCGACATCTGGGAGAACTGCATCTGGGACGAGTCAATCTCTGTCAGCGGAAGCGAGTTCTACTGCTTTCAGGCGATCCACCAGGAAGCAGATGTGGTCCCCGAAAACGTCGATGCGCTCCGCGCGATGTTCAACCTGAAAGACGCCGCCGAGAGCATCGCCACAACCGACGAACGTCTCGGGGTCTCGTTCCGTCAGCACTCACGGGCCAGCGAGCAAGTGTTCACTGAGCGTGCGTGTGACGACTGA
- the gap gene encoding type I glyceraldehyde-3-phosphate dehydrogenase — protein sequence MSGSPDDPTRVGLNGFGRIGRNVFRAALEDDTVEIVGINDVMDIDDMAYLLEYDSVHGRTDDVSVDGDSIVVGDETFDVFSKRDPAELPWEEYDVDAAFECTGLFRNYDDAYKHVEAGADKTIISAPPKGEKEVLTIVFGVNHDEYDGEDVLSNASCTTNSVAPVAKVLDEEFGIESGVLTTTHAYTGTQALVDGPLAKRRRGRAAAENIVPTSTGAAQATTEVLPELEGKLDGMAMRVPVPDGSITDLTVDLAEEVSAEEVNAAFEEAANGELEGVMGYTEDEIVSRDVIGQPYSSLIDAESTMKVEDGLVKVLAWYDNEVGFSNRMIDLAQYALDEA from the coding sequence ATGAGTGGATCTCCAGACGACCCGACCCGAGTTGGACTGAACGGCTTCGGCCGCATCGGTCGAAACGTATTCCGTGCCGCACTCGAAGACGATACCGTCGAAATCGTCGGTATCAACGATGTCATGGATATCGACGATATGGCGTATCTCCTCGAGTACGACAGCGTCCATGGCCGTACTGACGATGTCTCCGTTGACGGGGATTCGATCGTTGTTGGCGACGAGACGTTCGACGTCTTCTCCAAGCGCGACCCCGCCGAACTGCCGTGGGAAGAGTACGATGTCGACGCAGCCTTCGAGTGTACCGGCCTGTTCCGGAACTACGACGACGCCTACAAGCACGTCGAAGCGGGCGCGGACAAGACGATCATCTCCGCACCGCCGAAAGGTGAAAAGGAGGTCCTGACGATCGTCTTCGGCGTCAACCACGACGAGTACGACGGCGAAGACGTCCTCTCGAACGCCTCCTGTACCACGAACTCCGTGGCACCGGTCGCGAAGGTGCTCGACGAGGAGTTCGGCATCGAATCCGGCGTCCTGACCACGACACACGCCTACACCGGCACGCAGGCACTGGTTGACGGTCCGCTCGCCAAACGACGCCGTGGCCGCGCAGCAGCCGAAAACATCGTCCCGACTTCGACCGGTGCCGCACAGGCCACCACCGAGGTCCTGCCGGAGCTCGAAGGCAAGCTCGACGGTATGGCGATGCGCGTCCCCGTCCCGGACGGCTCCATCACCGACCTGACGGTAGACCTCGCCGAAGAGGTCTCCGCCGAGGAAGTCAACGCCGCGTTCGAGGAAGCAGCCAACGGCGAGCTCGAGGGGGTCATGGGCTACACGGAAGACGAGATCGTCTCCCGTGACGTCATCGGTCAGCCGTATTCGTCCCTTATCGACGCCGAGTCGACCATGAAGGTCGAAGACGGTCTCGTGAAGGTGCTTGCGTGGTACGACAACGAGGTCGGCTTCTCGAACCGCATGATCGACCTCGCGCAGTACGCCCTCGACGAAGCCTGA
- a CDS encoding phosphoglycerate kinase, whose protein sequence is MFETIDDLDDQQRLLMRIDVNAPVDDGEVQDNRRFVRHAETISELLANDHAIALMAHQGRPGRDTFVTLEQHADILADHVGESVEYVPSTYGEEALDAIDDLESGDVILLENVRMTDEELADLTPEEHGETEFVQTLAPEFDAYVNDGYSVAHRAHTSIVGFPQVMDSYAGRVMADEYEYNTSVERREFDGKVTMVLGGTKAEDVIAAMEHLDEKVDQFLLGGIVGHLFQRANGYEIGRDTPEGPGGLYDDNWEANEETIREVIDEYGDRISLPVDVAREDENGERVTDRMESLQGGPDEYMDIGEATIDAYRPHVEESEAVLVKGALGVFEIEEFSYGTRGVLQAVADTDCFSVVGGGDTSRSVEMYDIGTEHFNHLSIAGGAYLKALTGEPLAAIEALEK, encoded by the coding sequence ATGTTCGAAACTATCGACGACCTCGACGACCAGCAACGACTCCTGATGCGCATCGACGTGAACGCCCCTGTCGACGACGGGGAGGTGCAGGACAACCGACGGTTCGTGCGTCACGCGGAGACGATCTCGGAACTGCTCGCGAACGATCACGCGATCGCACTGATGGCCCATCAGGGCCGTCCGGGCCGTGACACGTTCGTCACGCTCGAACAGCACGCGGATATCCTTGCGGATCACGTCGGTGAGTCGGTCGAGTACGTCCCCTCGACCTACGGCGAGGAGGCACTGGACGCGATCGACGATCTCGAATCCGGCGACGTGATCCTGCTGGAGAACGTCCGGATGACCGACGAGGAACTCGCCGACCTGACGCCAGAAGAGCACGGCGAGACGGAGTTCGTCCAGACACTCGCACCGGAGTTCGATGCCTACGTCAACGACGGCTACTCGGTCGCCCACCGTGCACACACTTCGATCGTCGGCTTCCCGCAGGTCATGGACAGCTACGCTGGACGTGTGATGGCCGACGAGTACGAGTACAACACCAGCGTCGAGCGCCGCGAGTTCGACGGGAAGGTCACGATGGTGCTCGGCGGCACGAAGGCCGAGGACGTCATCGCGGCGATGGAGCATCTGGATGAAAAGGTCGACCAGTTCCTGCTCGGCGGGATCGTCGGCCACCTATTCCAGCGCGCGAACGGTTACGAGATCGGCAGGGACACGCCGGAGGGTCCTGGCGGCCTCTACGACGACAACTGGGAGGCAAACGAGGAGACGATCCGCGAGGTCATCGACGAGTACGGTGACCGGATCTCCCTTCCCGTCGATGTCGCGCGCGAGGACGAGAACGGAGAGCGGGTTACCGACCGCATGGAGAGCCTGCAGGGCGGGCCCGACGAGTACATGGATATCGGTGAGGCGACGATCGACGCGTACCGGCCACACGTCGAGGAATCCGAGGCGGTCCTCGTGAAGGGCGCGCTCGGCGTGTTCGAGATCGAGGAGTTCAGTTACGGGACCCGTGGCGTCCTGCAGGCGGTCGCCGACACCGACTGTTTCTCGGTCGTCGGCGGTGGCGATACCTCCCGCTCGGTCGAGATGTACGACATCGGGACCGAACACTTCAATCATCTCTCGATCGCCGGAGGGGCATACCTCAAAGCGCTCACCGGCGAGCCACTGGCCGCGATCGAAGCGCTCGAAAAGTAA
- a CDS encoding aminopeptidase yields the protein MSELYEAAETAVQQCLNVRAEESCLIVTDDKRQPIGEALYDAATAVTDEATILRYQPGDQHGQEPPAPVAAAMAESDVFLAPTTKSLSHTRARGTACESGARGATLPGITEDVFTTGLDADYESIASASAELLETVQDADEIRVTTPAGTDITFAVGGREWQTDTGIVHEPGEFSNLPAGEVFISPTSADGTFVVDGTMRPHGLLGEGQQLSFVVEDGYVTEISDDEIRAQIETAGEEVGQDAYNLAELGIGTNVGVPELVGSVLLDEKAAGTVHIAIGDDAGIGGDTDAPLHLDGILREPTVFVDGQAIELPQSDR from the coding sequence ATGAGCGAGCTCTACGAGGCCGCAGAAACTGCAGTACAGCAGTGTCTGAATGTCCGTGCCGAGGAGTCCTGTCTGATCGTTACCGACGACAAGCGCCAGCCGATCGGCGAGGCGCTGTACGACGCCGCAACAGCAGTCACTGACGAGGCGACGATCCTGCGCTATCAGCCGGGGGACCAGCACGGACAGGAGCCCCCAGCCCCGGTTGCCGCCGCGATGGCCGAATCCGACGTCTTCCTCGCGCCGACGACAAAGAGCCTGAGTCACACCCGTGCTCGCGGAACTGCGTGTGAGTCGGGCGCGCGCGGCGCGACGCTGCCGGGAATCACCGAGGACGTGTTCACGACCGGTCTCGACGCCGACTACGAATCGATCGCGTCGGCCTCCGCGGAGCTGCTAGAGACCGTTCAGGACGCCGACGAGATCCGGGTCACGACGCCCGCGGGCACGGACATCACCTTCGCGGTGGGCGGCCGGGAGTGGCAGACAGATACGGGGATCGTTCACGAGCCCGGTGAGTTCTCGAACCTGCCCGCTGGTGAGGTATTTATTAGTCCGACCTCGGCCGACGGAACGTTCGTCGTGGACGGCACGATGCGGCCTCACGGCCTGCTCGGGGAGGGCCAACAGCTCTCCTTCGTGGTCGAGGACGGCTATGTCACCGAAATCAGCGACGACGAGATACGCGCACAGATCGAGACCGCTGGCGAGGAGGTCGGACAGGACGCGTACAACCTCGCGGAACTGGGGATCGGGACGAACGTCGGTGTACCTGAACTGGTTGGATCCGTTCTCCTCGACGAAAAGGCCGCCGGGACCGTACATATCGCAATCGGAGACGACGCCGGGATCGGCGGGGATACCGACGCGCCGCTCCACCTCGATGGAATCTTGCGGGAGCCGACGGTGTTCGTGGATGGCCAGGCTATCGAACTCCCACAGTCTGATCGGTAA
- a CDS encoding DUF5786 family protein codes for MGFGSYDESEQENQDFDTDIDENNVGAGSEHDGEIEYEIGASNNELLDRLEEIKDE; via the coding sequence ATGGGATTCGGTAGCTACGACGAATCCGAACAGGAAAATCAGGATTTTGATACGGATATTGATGAGAACAACGTCGGAGCGGGCAGCGAGCACGACGGCGAGATAGAGTACGAGATTGGGGCATCGAACAACGAACTCCTTGACCGTCTCGAAGAGATCAAAGACGAGTGA
- a CDS encoding endonuclease dU, with protein MRPGTRALGIAESYSGSADESYATLAGAVVRADRVVDGIGFERTTVGGLDVTDAVCRLVDRDDIRYVLLSGIALSWYNLCDLQAVYDRIDRPILSVSYEDSTGLEPAIRREFEGESLRKRLEIYRSLPTRQSVSVDGNTIFVRSIGDVDTETVVQRFASGNGRPEPVRVARLAARAAHAYRHS; from the coding sequence ATGCGGCCCGGAACGCGGGCGCTTGGGATCGCCGAATCGTACAGCGGTTCGGCTGATGAGTCGTACGCCACGCTTGCGGGCGCGGTCGTTCGGGCTGATCGAGTAGTAGATGGCATTGGCTTCGAACGGACCACTGTCGGCGGTCTGGACGTGACCGACGCTGTCTGTCGTCTGGTCGACCGCGACGACATCCGTTATGTACTGCTATCGGGGATCGCACTATCTTGGTACAACCTCTGTGATCTCCAGGCAGTATATGACCGGATCGATCGGCCGATACTCTCGGTGAGCTATGAAGACAGTACCGGACTAGAACCGGCGATACGACGCGAATTCGAGGGGGAATCGCTCCGGAAACGCCTGGAGATCTATCGGTCTCTACCCACCCGACAATCGGTATCCGTCGACGGCAACACGATTTTTGTTAGATCGATTGGAGATGTCGACACCGAGACAGTCGTGCAGAGATTTGCCTCTGGGAATGGCCGACCAGAGCCTGTGCGTGTCGCTCGGTTGGCTGCACGGGCAGCACACGCCTACCGACATAGCTGA
- a CDS encoding phosphatase PAP2 family protein gives MSLLIVTGIVALGTAALLGALLVVCVGPSHLSAPLREPEVFKRRLYNVAPFLVVLVLVLGINKGLHDVSQDISWVVGQNVTGVLYGIEGEFLIALQNAFPEQAAFYFSFIYVFGYVALLVFPMIAYLFSDSLHNLKVTLIAYAANYGIGVLMYTLFIAYGPRNVMDGLLSQPMYEVYPEVMFLTSAVNTNTNVFPSLHTSLSVTAMILALMSHREFPRWTPFALLLGTSVVISTMYLGIHWLTDVVVGVALGALAVYIGEYVVNRADRSGLLNDLDDDQLSFTVSD, from the coding sequence ATGTCGTTACTGATAGTTACAGGAATTGTCGCCCTCGGCACTGCCGCCCTCCTCGGAGCCCTCCTAGTGGTCTGTGTCGGTCCCTCCCACCTCTCTGCGCCCCTCCGTGAACCCGAGGTGTTCAAGCGCCGCCTGTACAACGTCGCGCCGTTTTTGGTTGTGCTTGTACTCGTACTTGGAATTAACAAAGGTCTCCACGACGTCAGTCAGGACATCTCGTGGGTGGTCGGACAAAACGTCACAGGTGTGTTATATGGTATCGAAGGAGAGTTCCTCATTGCGCTCCAGAACGCGTTTCCGGAGCAAGCAGCGTTTTACTTCTCGTTTATTTACGTGTTCGGCTACGTGGCGTTGCTCGTCTTCCCGATGATCGCATATCTGTTCAGCGATAGCCTTCACAACCTGAAAGTGACGCTGATCGCATACGCAGCCAACTACGGTATCGGTGTCTTGATGTACACGCTGTTTATCGCCTATGGCCCGCGTAACGTGATGGACGGGTTGCTCAGCCAGCCGATGTACGAGGTGTACCCCGAAGTGATGTTTCTGACCTCGGCGGTCAACACCAACACCAACGTCTTCCCCTCGTTGCACACCTCGCTTTCGGTTACTGCAATGATTCTGGCACTGATGAGCCACCGGGAGTTCCCCCGCTGGACACCGTTCGCGCTCCTGCTGGGAACAAGCGTCGTGATTTCGACGATGTATCTGGGTATCCACTGGTTGACTGATGTGGTCGTCGGCGTGGCACTCGGTGCGCTGGCCGTCTACATCGGCGAGTACGTTGTCAACCGGGCCGACCGCTCCGGACTATTGAACGATCTGGACGACGACCAGCTATCGTTCACCGTTTCGGACTGA
- a CDS encoding acyl-CoA dehydrogenase family protein yields the protein MLDYVDLEADLAEEERLIRDTAREFVADRVKPSVGEWFESGEFPEHLIEEMGDLGFYAPNLEGYGSANVSERAYGLLMQELEAGDSGIRSMASVQGALVMYPIHAFGTAAQKDRWLPALGQGDAVGCFGLTEPEHGSDPASMETRAEVDGDGYLLTGTKTWITNAPIADLAIVWARDVSAEGQPVRGFLVETDADGVTVSEIDGKLSMRASSTGEISMDDAYVPPENVLDVTGMKGPLSCLTQARYGIAWGAVGAARDCFETAREYATDREQFDRPIAGFQLQQEKLTEMATQVTTAQLLAHRLADLKERGDLRPQQVSMAKRNNVRMARKQAAVAREILGGNGITTDYSPMRHLANMETVYTYEGTHDIHSLIVGEDLTGLAAFE from the coding sequence ATGCTCGATTATGTCGATCTGGAGGCCGACCTCGCCGAAGAAGAGCGGCTGATCCGCGACACGGCCCGGGAGTTCGTCGCGGACCGCGTAAAACCGTCTGTCGGGGAGTGGTTCGAGTCCGGCGAGTTCCCCGAACACCTGATCGAGGAGATGGGTGATCTGGGGTTTTATGCGCCGAATCTGGAGGGCTACGGCTCGGCGAACGTGAGCGAGCGAGCGTACGGCCTGCTCATGCAGGAACTGGAAGCGGGCGATTCGGGGATTCGCTCGATGGCGAGCGTCCAGGGCGCACTCGTGATGTATCCGATCCACGCCTTCGGCACCGCCGCCCAGAAGGACCGCTGGCTCCCCGCGCTCGGTCAGGGCGATGCAGTCGGCTGCTTTGGGCTCACGGAACCGGAACACGGGTCCGATCCGGCCAGCATGGAGACCCGTGCAGAGGTGGACGGCGACGGCTACCTGCTCACAGGAACGAAGACGTGGATCACGAACGCGCCGATCGCTGACCTCGCGATAGTCTGGGCACGGGACGTCTCCGCGGAGGGTCAGCCGGTCCGTGGCTTCCTCGTCGAGACTGACGCTGACGGAGTAACGGTGAGCGAAATCGACGGCAAGCTCTCGATGCGGGCGTCCTCGACCGGTGAGATTTCGATGGACGACGCCTATGTTCCGCCGGAGAACGTCCTCGACGTTACGGGGATGAAAGGGCCGCTCTCCTGTCTGACCCAGGCCCGGTACGGCATCGCCTGGGGGGCGGTCGGCGCGGCCCGGGACTGCTTCGAGACGGCCCGCGAGTACGCGACCGATCGCGAGCAGTTCGACCGACCGATCGCGGGCTTTCAGCTGCAACAGGAGAAACTCACCGAAATGGCAACGCAGGTGACGACGGCCCAGCTACTGGCCCACCGGCTCGCCGACCTGAAGGAACGCGGTGATCTGCGTCCACAGCAGGTCTCGATGGCGAAACGCAACAACGTTCGGATGGCTCGCAAGCAGGCCGCTGTAGCTCGTGAAATACTTGGTGGGAACGGTATCACCACGGACTACTCGCCGATGCGCCACCTGGCCAACATGGAGACCGTCTACACCTACGAGGGGACCCACGATATTCATTCGTTGATCGTGGGTGAGGATCTCACTGGCCTTGCAGCCTTCGAGTGA
- a CDS encoding type 1 glutamine amidotransferase: MSRPRIAVLNAAHDPEHNRRNFRRELDADLVEFDVTNVEVPSEVRRFDGVVVTGSRVSVYWDEDWIAPTREWVQGAIEAGLPCLGVCWGHQLLADALGGEVADMGEYEIGYREIEHHGESRLFDGIDERFTAFTTHSDEVVSPPPGAEVLAENDYSIHAFRKDRVFGVQFHPEYDTETAREVTLGKDLADERIQQVLDGITEENYAKACEAKLVFENWLDFVDDLRQPETAVGSDAVDPAGAD, from the coding sequence ATGAGTCGACCGCGCATCGCCGTGTTGAACGCAGCCCACGACCCCGAGCACAACCGGCGGAATTTCCGCCGGGAGCTCGACGCCGACCTCGTGGAGTTCGACGTAACTAACGTCGAGGTTCCATCCGAAGTCCGGCGCTTCGACGGGGTCGTCGTCACAGGGTCACGCGTCTCCGTGTACTGGGACGAAGACTGGATCGCACCCACGCGAGAGTGGGTGCAGGGGGCTATCGAGGCAGGGCTGCCGTGTCTAGGCGTCTGTTGGGGCCACCAGCTACTGGCCGACGCGCTCGGCGGCGAAGTCGCGGATATGGGCGAGTACGAGATCGGTTACCGCGAGATCGAACACCACGGCGAGTCGAGGCTGTTCGACGGGATCGACGAGCGGTTCACCGCCTTTACGACCCACTCCGACGAGGTGGTCTCGCCACCCCCCGGTGCCGAGGTGCTCGCCGAGAACGACTACTCGATCCACGCGTTCCGCAAGGATCGGGTGTTCGGCGTCCAGTTCCATCCCGAGTACGACACCGAAACTGCTCGTGAGGTGACGCTCGGCAAGGATCTGGCCGACGAGCGCATTCAGCAGGTACTCGACGGCATCACCGAGGAGAACTACGCGAAGGCCTGCGAGGCGAAACTGGTCTTCGAGAACTGGCTCGACTTCGTTGACGATCTGCGTCAGCCCGAGACCGCCGTCGGCAGTGACGCCGTGGATCCGGCAGGGGCAGACTGA
- a CDS encoding alpha/beta fold hydrolase: protein MPTATRDGVSLYYDTWGSGETVVFIEDVGFGAWLWGWQNDALAGPFETLVWDLRGTGRSDVPEGPYTVPQMANDLEAVLADHGVRNVHLVGCGLGGMVALDYAQRHNRAETLTLIGTTPGGDEAERNIDRLDDAFAPRDDEEALASSLEAVLSAAFREQHPEAVERITAWRAEDDAGREAWEAQAAAFEGYEHRDPLYETTVPTLVLHGEDDEIVPFSNAELLDRELPRSELEAAPEAGHLVGVERATGVNDAIIGFLEAHVESDQ from the coding sequence ATGCCTACGGCAACTCGGGACGGCGTGTCACTGTACTACGATACCTGGGGAAGCGGGGAGACGGTCGTTTTCATCGAGGACGTGGGGTTTGGCGCGTGGCTCTGGGGGTGGCAGAACGACGCCCTGGCTGGGCCGTTCGAGACGCTCGTCTGGGACCTTCGAGGGACTGGTCGGTCCGATGTGCCTGAAGGACCGTACACCGTTCCACAGATGGCCAACGATCTGGAGGCGGTGCTCGCCGACCATGGTGTCCGAAACGTCCATCTCGTCGGCTGCGGACTTGGCGGAATGGTCGCGCTCGATTACGCACAGCGACACAACCGCGCCGAGACGCTGACGCTGATCGGGACGACTCCGGGCGGCGACGAGGCTGAGCGAAACATCGACCGGCTCGACGACGCGTTCGCGCCGCGGGACGACGAGGAAGCGCTGGCGTCGTCGCTGGAAGCGGTTCTTTCTGCCGCTTTCCGGGAGCAACATCCGGAGGCAGTAGAGCGGATCACGGCATGGCGCGCCGAGGACGATGCCGGACGGGAGGCATGGGAGGCGCAGGCGGCCGCGTTCGAGGGCTACGAACACCGAGATCCGCTGTACGAGACGACGGTGCCGACGCTCGTACTGCATGGCGAAGACGACGAAATCGTCCCATTCTCGAACGCCGAACTGCTAGATCGGGAGCTGCCACGGAGTGAACTGGAGGCCGCACCCGAAGCAGGCCATCTCGTCGGCGTCGAGCGGGCGACCGGCGTCAACGACGCGATTATCGGGTTCCTTGAAGCGCACGTCGAGTCGGACCAGTGA